CAGCCCGGCGCGCACCAGGTCCCAGGCCGCCGTCAGCCCCGCGATCCCACCGCCGACGACGAGCGCGTCCCACCGCTGAGCGGGAGTCTGCGGGCTGCCGGGGTCCGTGGGCCGGCCACCGGCCTCGGAGAGGCTCACCGGGGGAGACGCGGTCGAGGACAACTGCGATCCGTCTGCCCGGGCTCCGTGCCGGTCGGGGCCGTCCTGCTCCCGGCACTCGCCCGCCCTGCGGCCCCCGGGGTGCGCCGGATCCGTGGTCATTCAGCGCCCCTCCTGCCCGTGGTGACGCGTCGTGCGGGCCAGTGGCCGTCCTCCGGGACCCCGTGGCGCCTGCCGACCGGGCTCGCGCCGGTCCGGCCTGCCCGCGCTCCGCTGCGCCGTTGCCTCGGTTGGCGATCCCGCGCCCGATCCGGTGACCGTCATTGTCCCCGCTGTCGCGTCCGCACTCGTTTCCGCGACGGCATCCCACCCGGCCAGCGCCACGGCCTCCCAGTCGGCCGAGCCGTGCACCCTCGCCACGATCCGGGTGAGCACGTCCGCCTCGGTGGCCGGCGGCACCCCGTGACCCAGGTTGACCACGTGCCCCGGGGCCGCGCGCCCGGCGGCCAGGACCGCGTCGACCTCCTCGGCCACCAGCGGCCACGGCGCCGCCAGTAGCGCCGGGTCGAGGTTGCCCTGGACGGGGCACGCTCCCGCCTGCGGGTCGGCCTGGGCCAGCGCCTCGATCGCCTCGCCCAGCTCGATGCGCTCATCGATCCCGACGGCGTCGGCCCCCTGCCGCATGAGCCCCAGCAGCCGGGCCGTCCCGGTGCCGAAGTGGATGAGGAGCGGCGCCCGACCGGTCGTGGGGGAGAGGGCGCCCCGGGCCACCTCCAGCGCGAGCCCCGAGTAGGGCGCCACGCGCTCGCGGTAGGTGCGCGGTGACAGTGAGCCCGCCCAGGAGTCGAAGAGCTGGGCCGCGGCCGCCCCGGCGCGTACCTGAGTGGCCATGAACTCGCCGGTCAGGCGCGCGCACCATGTCATGAGCCGGTCCCAGGACTCGGGGTCGG
This DNA window, taken from Actinomyces sp. Marseille-P3109, encodes the following:
- a CDS encoding uroporphyrinogen decarboxylase family protein; translation: VGGAAGVAAIGEAVRRVVVELGSPQAPGKREGLSERARAGLEHSAGAAGWTPVLAFGGAPFTLAAYLVEGRPSRDHLAARTLMRADPESWDRLMTWCARLTGEFMATQVRAGAAAAQLFDSWAGSLSPRTYRERVAPYSGLALEVARGALSPTTGRAPLLIHFGTGTARLLGLMRQGADAVGIDERIELGEAIEALAQADPQAGACPVQGNLDPALLAAPWPLVAEEVDAVLAAGRAAPGHVVNLGHGVPPATEADVLTRIVARVHGSADWEAVALAGWDAVAETSADATAGTMTVTGSGAGSPTEATAQRSAGRPDRREPGRQAPRGPGGRPLARTTRHHGQEGR